Proteins encoded by one window of Dioscorea cayenensis subsp. rotundata cultivar TDr96_F1 chromosome 6, TDr96_F1_v2_PseudoChromosome.rev07_lg8_w22 25.fasta, whole genome shotgun sequence:
- the LOC120263167 gene encoding cytochrome P450 86A8-like yields MEFSKKPLKDALWIQCSGRLRIDPICLSIEKEEEEEKKKIMSKKAKKAFGDTQRLTLVRAMDWYPYTSQTMKMLDIGDFDILSHFDLEKETNDEFRRDVLIGYALTGREMVSSALSWFFWLLSSAPEVEEKTLKEVEEVELRKGMVCVLKYICYGEVEGVVGEDCDVFRPKRWLEDGVFRPKSPFKYPIFHAGPRTCLRKDVACIQMKVVATIVLEGFKVEALVEKGRVPEHEFTLTLRMIDGLRVQVRRRE; encoded by the exons ATGGAGTTTAGCAAGAAGCCATTAAAGGATGCTTTGTGGATACAGTGCAGTGGGAGATTGAGAATAG ATCCTATATGTCTAAGTATagaaaaggaggaggaggaggagaagaaaaagatcatgTCTAAAAAGGCCAAGAAAGCATTTGGAGACACACAAAGACTCACATTGGTGCGTGCCATGGATTGGTATCCATACACTTCGCAAACGATGAAGATGCTGGACATTGG TGATTTTGATATCTTGTCTCACTTTGACTTAGAGAAAGAGACCAATGATGAGTTTCGCAGAGATGTGCTGATAGGCTACGCATTGACGGGGAGGGAGATGGTGTCCTCTGCATTAAGTTGGTTCTTCTGGTTGTTGTCATCGGCGCCAGAGGTGGAAGAGAAGACACTGAAGGAAGTGGAGGAGGTTGAGCTACGCAAGG GGATGGTTTGTGTCCTAAAATACATATGCTATGGGGAGGTTGAAGGAGTTGTAGGGGAGGATTGTGATGTTTTCCGGCCAAAGAGGTGGTTGGAGGATGGGGTTTTCCGGCCGAAGAGCCCTTTTAAGTATCCGATTTTTCATGCAGGGCCAAGGACTTGTCTGAGGAAGGATGTGGCTTGTATACAGATGAAGGTTGTGGCTACAATTGTACTTGAGGGGTTTAAGGTTGAAGCTTTAGTGGAGAAGGGAAGAGTTCCAGAGCATGAGTTTACATTGACTCTCAGGATGATAGACGGTTTGCGTGTTCAAGTTAGAAGGAGGGAATGA